One Candidatus Limnocylindrales bacterium genomic window carries:
- a CDS encoding phosphoribosylanthranilate isomerase codes for MRTWVKICGITRLEDARAAFDAGADAIGINFCSWSKRCCDPEQARAIVAALPRRSRVYGVFGRTTRQEIERIVSKVGLTGVQLHGEEPVEDAQGWSLPVLRAVGASSRDVLREALECAQDHRVLIDNAAGGGSGRLIDPALLEGLDLSKAVIAGGLTPANVAGIVARLAPFGVDTAGGVETAPGIKDARLVDEFVQSARPHQAASTAAGEAAGDGAAAKPGS; via the coding sequence ATGCGTACGTGGGTCAAGATCTGCGGCATCACGCGCCTGGAAGATGCCCGTGCCGCCTTCGATGCCGGTGCCGATGCCATCGGCATCAACTTCTGCTCGTGGAGCAAGCGCTGCTGCGACCCCGAACAGGCAAGAGCCATCGTGGCTGCTCTGCCCAGGCGCTCGCGCGTCTACGGCGTCTTCGGACGCACCACCAGGCAGGAGATCGAGCGCATCGTGTCCAAGGTCGGCCTCACCGGCGTTCAGCTGCACGGCGAAGAACCCGTCGAAGACGCCCAAGGCTGGTCGCTCCCTGTCCTTCGAGCCGTCGGCGCGTCCTCACGCGACGTGCTTCGCGAAGCGCTCGAGTGCGCGCAGGATCACCGCGTCCTCATCGACAACGCCGCCGGCGGCGGCAGCGGGCGTCTCATCGATCCGGCCCTCCTCGAAGGCCTCGATTTGTCGAAGGCGGTGATCGCCGGCGGTCTGACTCCGGCCAACGTGGCTGGTATCGTCGCGCGCCTGGCGCCCTTCGGCGTCGACACGGCCGGCGGCGTCGAGACGGCGCCCGGCATCAAGGATGCGCGCCTCGTCGACGAGTTCGTCCAGAGCGCGCGTCCGCACCAGGCGGCATCGACCGCGGCGGGTGAAGCCGCAGGCGATGGTGCCGCTGCAAAACCAGGCTCGTAG